A single Paracholeplasma manati DNA region contains:
- the ligA gene encoding NAD-dependent DNA ligase LigA, producing the protein MDIKKRMMDLQQAIEKANYEYHTLDRPTVSDFEYDLWMKELIELETNHPEYKNPSSPTLKVGGVVLDKFNKVVHDKPMMSLSNAFSDQDLLDFDERVSKEVEGYSYNMELKIDGLAINLKYRDGIFISASTRGDGLVGEDVTSNVRTIKSLPMKLSEPVSLEVRGEVFMPHKSFEKANEERAKEGLELFRNARNAAAGTIRQLDSAIVSSRGLDIFCYTLVDAETYGVKTQSGVLNYLSQLGFKTNPNYVVAKNIQEVIEHIHRYDVLRKSLPYDTDGVVIKVNELIKYEQIGQTVKYPKWAIAYKFAPEEVITKLNAITFQVGRTGVITPVAELTPVLISGSMVARATLHNEDYIKNLDIEIGDDVIVRKAGEIIPEVVRPVIENRQSTVPFKMIETCPSCGEPLYREPEEADWFCVNPGCPAQHVGKLIHFASRPAMNIDSLGEKIVIQLYEEGYIKDFLDIYYLKDQRDKLIELDRMGEKKVDNLLEAIEVSKQNSLDKLLFGLGINHVGAKVAKLLLKKFPSLEALSEATLEQLTAIDDIGEAIANSVIQYFSTDYAKQLIHTLHDIGIQTAMAQKTTTTSPLFDGKTFVLTGKLETFTREDAAAIIESFGGKVSGSVSKKTDYVLAGSDAGSKLEKANSLGVKVIDELAFKEMIPNEQ; encoded by the coding sequence ATGGACATTAAGAAACGAATGATGGATTTACAACAAGCCATTGAAAAAGCGAATTATGAGTACCATACATTGGATAGACCAACCGTATCCGATTTTGAATATGACTTATGGATGAAAGAATTGATTGAATTAGAAACCAATCATCCAGAGTATAAAAATCCATCCTCTCCAACCTTAAAAGTTGGCGGGGTTGTTTTAGATAAATTCAATAAAGTCGTTCATGACAAACCCATGATGTCTTTATCGAATGCGTTCAGTGATCAAGACTTATTGGACTTTGATGAACGCGTGTCTAAAGAAGTTGAAGGCTATTCCTATAATATGGAATTAAAGATAGATGGGTTGGCTATTAACCTAAAATATCGAGATGGCATTTTTATCAGTGCGTCAACCCGTGGTGACGGCTTGGTTGGAGAAGATGTCACATCCAATGTCAGAACCATCAAGAGTCTCCCAATGAAACTATCTGAACCGGTGAGTCTTGAAGTACGTGGTGAAGTATTCATGCCACACAAGAGTTTTGAAAAAGCCAACGAAGAACGAGCTAAAGAAGGCTTAGAACTTTTTAGAAATGCCCGTAATGCAGCTGCAGGCACCATACGTCAATTGGACTCAGCGATTGTATCTAGTCGAGGACTGGATATTTTCTGTTATACCTTGGTGGACGCAGAAACGTATGGCGTTAAAACCCAATCCGGTGTACTCAACTATCTTTCTCAATTGGGATTCAAAACCAACCCTAATTATGTGGTTGCGAAAAATATCCAAGAAGTGATTGAACACATCCATCGATATGATGTACTCAGAAAATCATTACCTTACGATACCGATGGTGTCGTCATTAAAGTAAACGAACTCATCAAGTATGAACAAATTGGACAAACCGTTAAATACCCTAAATGGGCAATCGCTTATAAGTTTGCACCAGAAGAAGTTATTACCAAGTTGAATGCCATCACGTTCCAAGTGGGCAGAACAGGTGTCATTACTCCTGTTGCTGAATTAACCCCAGTACTCATCTCCGGATCGATGGTCGCGCGCGCAACTTTACATAATGAAGACTACATAAAAAATCTCGACATCGAAATCGGTGATGATGTGATTGTAAGAAAAGCAGGCGAGATTATCCCTGAGGTAGTTAGACCTGTGATTGAAAATAGACAATCAACAGTACCATTTAAAATGATTGAAACCTGCCCAAGTTGTGGCGAGCCTTTATACCGTGAACCAGAAGAAGCCGATTGGTTCTGTGTGAATCCGGGCTGTCCTGCGCAACACGTGGGTAAGCTAATTCACTTTGCTAGCCGACCAGCGATGAACATCGATTCATTGGGTGAAAAGATTGTCATTCAACTTTACGAAGAAGGCTATATCAAAGATTTCCTCGATATCTATTATTTAAAGGATCAAAGAGACAAACTCATCGAACTTGATCGTATGGGTGAAAAGAAAGTGGACAATTTATTAGAAGCCATTGAAGTCTCCAAACAAAACAGTTTAGACAAACTGCTTTTTGGACTCGGCATTAATCATGTTGGCGCGAAAGTAGCTAAATTGTTGTTAAAAAAATTCCCTTCATTGGAAGCATTGAGTGAAGCGACCCTTGAACAATTGACGGCTATTGATGATATTGGTGAAGCGATTGCGAACAGTGTCATTCAATACTTTAGTACCGATTACGCGAAACAACTGATTCATACGTTACATGATATTGGCATTCAAACTGCCATGGCTCAAAAAACAACGACCACCAGTCCGTTATTCGACGGAAAGACGTTCGTGCTGACTGGTAAACTAGAAACATTTACGAGAGAGGATGCAGCAGCTATCATTGAATCATTCGGTGGTAAGGTCAGTGGATCGGTATCGAAAAAGACCGATTATGTTTTAGCTGGCTCCGATGCTGGGTCTAAACTCGAAAAAGCAAATTCACTCGGTGTGAAAGTCATCGATGAGCTTGCATTTAAGGAGATGATACCAAATGAGCAATAA
- a CDS encoding ATP-dependent helicase, which produces MDLKGLNNHQKEAVKALEGAVAVIAGAGSGKTRTLTYRIANMIENNIFPSSILAVTFTNKAAREMKERVVDLIGPQGFAPTISTFHSFCARFLRDEIKHLGEPYTRHYLILDEDDSKQVIRDTVKELNLDPNRYNSNRLKDYFSKVKNGQYDTLEYEEEKIFIKYNEYLKSNNSMDFDDLLNFTLKILREQPSVLSFYQEQYKYILIDEFQDTNIIQYELIRLLGDRYKNVFIVGDPDQSIYGFRGANYENYTFFLSDFKPTIIVLDENYRSSMNILNAANNLISNNRNRKTDKQLKSDLGLGPLVIKEVRESDKDEAYFVARAIEILVSGGYQFKDVAVLYRSNAIGRIFEEAFLRYNIPYIIYGGISFFSRKEIKDMLSYIRLALFEHDNISLKRIINTPRRKIGQTTISKLESYAAIHHVSMYEAIDHLNVGGQTKEALFEFKKMIKVLRDEINQVYDLTQVVDLALQLSGYEEMLRLEGNEGKDRYDNIQELKSIFYNGAVDYKGTNLEKIEQILDDMALKTDLDLEDDKNTVKVATIHQVKGLEFKAVFMVALEETVFPSDISGSFTEIEEERRVAYVGVTRAKERLILSYAKQRFRYGQIQYNQPSRFIEDMGLDQPKEKRLVVEKEAAPEIVQEDIKVGDTVVHEKYGKGVVVMKNDDITRVAFSIEFGIKLFTTGHQALKKIKSGN; this is translated from the coding sequence ATGGATTTAAAGGGCTTAAATAACCATCAAAAAGAAGCGGTTAAAGCGCTTGAAGGCGCAGTCGCGGTCATCGCTGGGGCAGGTTCAGGAAAAACCCGAACACTGACCTATCGTATCGCGAACATGATTGAAAACAACATATTTCCATCATCCATTTTAGCCGTTACATTTACGAATAAAGCAGCACGTGAAATGAAAGAACGTGTGGTTGATTTGATTGGACCTCAAGGGTTCGCACCAACCATCTCCACCTTTCATAGTTTTTGTGCGCGCTTTTTAAGAGACGAAATTAAACACCTTGGGGAACCATATACCAGACATTATTTGATTTTAGATGAAGATGATTCGAAACAAGTCATTAGAGACACCGTTAAAGAGTTGAATTTAGACCCCAACCGTTATAATTCCAATCGTCTAAAGGATTACTTCTCCAAAGTCAAAAATGGTCAATACGATACCTTAGAATACGAAGAAGAAAAAATCTTCATCAAATATAACGAATATTTAAAATCTAACAACTCAATGGATTTTGATGATCTACTCAACTTCACATTAAAGATATTGAGAGAACAACCATCTGTATTATCCTTTTACCAAGAACAGTATAAATATATATTGATTGATGAGTTCCAAGATACCAACATCATACAATATGAGCTCATTCGTCTGTTAGGGGATCGTTATAAAAACGTCTTCATCGTTGGTGATCCAGATCAAAGTATCTACGGGTTTAGAGGGGCGAACTATGAGAACTATACATTCTTCTTAAGCGACTTCAAACCAACGATTATTGTCTTGGATGAAAACTATCGCTCTTCGATGAATATCTTAAACGCAGCGAACAACTTGATATCCAATAACCGAAATCGTAAAACAGATAAACAACTCAAATCAGACTTAGGTCTAGGACCACTGGTGATAAAAGAAGTCAGAGAGTCGGATAAAGACGAAGCTTATTTTGTTGCGAGAGCGATTGAAATTTTAGTCAGCGGTGGTTATCAATTTAAAGATGTTGCAGTGCTATATCGATCCAACGCGATTGGTAGAATTTTTGAAGAAGCCTTCTTAAGATATAACATTCCTTACATTATTTATGGGGGGATATCGTTCTTCTCAAGAAAAGAAATTAAGGATATGTTGTCTTATATTCGCTTGGCATTGTTTGAACACGATAACATTTCTCTCAAACGAATTATCAATACACCTAGACGGAAAATCGGACAAACAACCATTTCAAAATTGGAGTCGTACGCAGCCATTCATCATGTCTCTATGTATGAAGCCATTGACCACTTGAATGTCGGTGGGCAAACCAAAGAAGCTTTATTTGAGTTCAAAAAAATGATCAAAGTCCTGAGAGATGAAATCAATCAAGTCTATGATTTAACCCAAGTGGTTGACCTAGCATTACAGCTTTCTGGGTATGAGGAAATGTTAAGACTCGAAGGTAATGAAGGCAAAGACCGCTATGATAATATCCAAGAATTAAAGTCCATTTTCTACAATGGCGCAGTTGATTATAAGGGAACTAATTTAGAGAAGATTGAACAAATTTTGGATGACATGGCACTCAAGACAGACCTCGATTTAGAGGACGATAAGAACACCGTTAAGGTCGCAACCATTCACCAAGTGAAGGGACTCGAGTTCAAGGCAGTCTTTATGGTCGCTTTAGAAGAAACCGTCTTTCCAAGTGATATTAGTGGCTCATTCACAGAAATCGAGGAAGAGAGACGTGTTGCATACGTCGGTGTCACTCGCGCAAAAGAAAGGCTCATTCTTTCTTATGCTAAACAAAGGTTCCGTTACGGACAAATTCAGTACAATCAACCTTCACGTTTTATAGAGGATATGGGTCTAGATCAACCAAAAGAAAAACGATTGGTTGTTGAAAAAGAAGCGGCACCAGAAATTGTACAAGAAGACATTAAAGTTGGCGACACAGTTGTTCATGAAAAATATGGTAAAGGCGTGGTCGTGATGAAAAACGACGACATCACTCGAGTCGCATTTTCGATTGAATTTGGGATCAAATTATTCACAACTGGTCACCAAGCGCTAAAGAAGATAAAATCTGGAAATTAG
- a CDS encoding UvrD-helicase domain-containing protein, which translates to MLNSKQMKIVNSDEKSIFVVSGAGTGKTTVIYNRILHLLSKNIDSKSILAISFTRRTVNDLNLKFSFRADNPIVKTFHGLAFSHIGSHFSKALVDHSNELFSLFDVRELQNIVLKKGVLAFKNMTTKPLSSYNAILSKNDLFDYVDLEIEFLHLLKELKAKNTPLNSYSYIFIDESQDLSNIQVEILKHLVHSDTFICFVGDPDQSIYKFRGSAHNMVNHIIKTFGCSVYALDDTYRSTQSIINAANTLIKHNHHRFPKVLKAHRKEVGIIEFHQFNNTKKEADFVFSKIRHFLGQKHPQKDMIILVRNHFQATEIKRLLQSSYYLDIVCLSIHQSKGLEYRIVFIMGIEDKRPISRQELEEERRLFFVGMTRAKDILIMTSPTTNRIPKFVKESKVIVTKH; encoded by the coding sequence ATGTTAAATTCCAAACAAATGAAAATTGTAAATTCCGATGAAAAATCCATTTTTGTCGTTTCTGGGGCTGGAACTGGTAAGACAACAGTCATTTACAATCGAATATTACATCTTTTATCGAAAAACATCGATTCTAAATCAATTTTAGCAATATCTTTTACAAGAAGAACTGTAAATGACTTAAATTTAAAGTTTTCTTTTAGGGCTGATAATCCCATAGTAAAGACGTTTCATGGGTTAGCATTTTCACATATTGGGAGCCATTTTTCAAAAGCACTTGTGGATCACTCCAATGAATTATTTAGCCTATTTGATGTTAGAGAGTTACAGAATATTGTCCTTAAAAAGGGTGTTTTGGCTTTTAAGAACATGACAACCAAGCCGTTATCTAGTTATAATGCTATTTTAAGTAAAAATGACCTATTTGACTATGTTGACCTAGAAATCGAGTTTCTACATTTATTGAAAGAATTGAAGGCTAAAAACACCCCTTTAAATAGCTATTCTTACATTTTTATCGATGAATCTCAAGACCTATCAAATATTCAGGTTGAGATACTAAAACACCTTGTTCATAGTGATACATTTATATGTTTTGTTGGTGACCCCGATCAATCCATATATAAGTTTCGAGGTTCTGCTCATAATATGGTTAATCATATCATCAAAACATTTGGGTGTTCAGTATATGCACTAGATGATACCTATCGTTCTACTCAATCTATAATTAACGCTGCCAATACCCTGATTAAACACAACCATCACAGGTTCCCCAAGGTACTAAAAGCACATCGTAAAGAGGTTGGCATCATAGAATTTCACCAGTTTAATAATACTAAGAAAGAAGCCGATTTTGTTTTTTCAAAAATACGTCATTTTTTAGGTCAAAAACACCCACAAAAGGACATGATTATTCTCGTCAGAAATCATTTTCAAGCCACTGAAATCAAACGACTTTTACAATCCTCTTACTACTTAGATATCGTTTGCTTGTCAATTCATCAATCTAAAGGTCTAGAATATCGTATCGTATTCATCATGGGCATTGAAGATAAACGTCCTATATCGCGTCAGGAATTAGAAGAAGAACGACGATTGTTTTTCGTAGGAATGACTCGTGCTAAGGACATCCTGATCATGACATCACCAACAACCAACCGTATCCCAAAATTTGTCAAAGAATCTAAAGTGATTGTGACAAAACACTAA